The stretch of DNA ACCTCGCCCGGGAGAGCCTGGCAGCGGCCGAGGGCCCGGACGCGCCGCCGGAGGACATCGGCGCCCGCCGGGCCCGGCACGCCCAGGCCGCCGGCGAGGACCCCGCCGCGCTGCTCCCGGGCCCGTCCCCGGAACTCACCGCGAAGATGGCGGAGCGGATCCGGGCGCTCGCCCCGGTGCTGGCCGCGTTCGGCCCGGAGTGGTTCGGCCACTCCGGGGAGGAGGACTCCCCCGTCGGCCGGGAGGCGGCCGACCTCGCCGCGGGCGCGCTGGTCTACGGCACCGACACGTTCCTCGACGAGCTCTTCCACGACCTGGACATCCTCGGCTCCGAGGAGGTCACCGGGGTGGACTGCGAGGCCGCCCTGCTCCAGCTGGACCGGCTCCCGGAGGGGTTCGCGCACTGCTACGACGCGTCCTTCGCCCGCCGGTTCCTGGTCACCGCGGTCGCGATGACCGGCCGGTTCACCGGCGGCGGGTCCCCCGAGCTCGGCTGCACCGCCGAGGAGCTGGCGCTGAACCTGCTGCTGGAGGAGGCCGAGACCGTCCTCGACCTGTACGGCCTGCTCAGCGACGAGGTCACCCGGGCCCTGGGCGTCTTCGCCGACCGGATCTACGCCGACACCTCCTACGAGTGGCTCTACGCCGCCGACCCGGACGGGGCCGGCGGGGTCGACGCCTGGTTCTCCCCGTTCGACCCGACCCGCCGCGTCCACCCCTACATCCTGAACGGCCCCTGAGGGCCGCCCCACCCGCCGTCGGTCTCTCAGGCGTCCCGGGCCTTCGACTCCGCGTACCCGACCAGCTGGGCGGCGGCCGCCCAGCCGAGCACGGTGAACGCGTTGACCGGGCCGTCGTGCGGCGCGGTGTAGAAACCGACGTCGCCGGAGGCGTAGAACTCGATGCCGGCGAACCCGGGGAAGACCGCTGCGAGATCGTTGAGCCACTCCGTCGCGCTGAGCTGGAGCACCATCGGCACCCCCAGCAGGAGCAGCAGCCCGACCCCGATGGTCGCCGCGGTGCTGCGCAGCGCCGTGCCCAGACCGACCGCCATCGCCGCGAACAGCGCCATGCACACGCCCGCGCCGAGCACCGTGCGGACCACGTACTCCGGCTCCAGCGGCACGCCGGCGCCGAGCACCAGCCGCAGCACCCCGATACCGAGGGCGGTCACCGCCGTCCCCGTGGCGAACGCGAACCCGGCGGTGACCGCGGTGCGCGCGGCCAGCAGCCGGCCGCGGCGCGGAACGACCAGCAGCGCGGCGGCGCTCCCCCCGTTGGCCTGCTCGCCGGTGGCGATCAGCGCCGCCAGCGTGAGGACGACGAACTGCAGCAGGTAGAAGACGCCCTGCGAGGTGAGCCGGGTGTAGGAGAACTCGCTCGCCGACGCCGGGTCGTCGGCGATCTTGTCCGCGGTGGAGATGCCCATCAGGACCGCGAACACGGCCATGGCGGCGGCGCCGATGCCCAGGCACCACCAGGTGGTGCGGAGGGAGGCCAGCCTGGTCCACTCCATGGCCGCGGCCCGGGCGAACTCGCCCCGCGCCGACCGGGTGCACTGCATACCCGCCACCACCGCTCCCCCGTCCCGCCCCGGCCCGGCCGGGTGCACTCGATCGCCGTCGGCCATCACTTCTCCTCCTGCCCGTCCCGGCCGCCGCGCCCGGCGGCGTACTCGACTCCGGTGCCGGTGAGTTCGAGGTAGGCCTGCTCCAGCGAGGCCTCCTCGAGGCGGAGGCCGTGCACGCGCACCCCGGCCCGGTGCGCGGCGTCGCCGACCGCCTCGGCCGTCGTCCCGTGCACCACCAGCCCGCCGTCGGCGGCCTCGACCCCGGCCCCGTCCCGGCGCAGCCGCTCGGCCAGCACCCCGGGGTCGGGGGTGCGCACCACGACCCGGCTGCGGGTCCACGCCGCGACCAGCTCGGACAGCGGCGCGTCGGCGACCAGCCGGCCGCCCGCCACCACCACGAGCCGGTCGGCGACCAGCTGCATCTCGCTCATCAGGTGGCTGGAGACGAACACGGTCCGGCCCTCGTCGGCCAGGGTGCGCACCAGCCTGCGCACCCAGAGCACCCCGTCCATGTCGAGCCCGTTGACCGGCTCGTCGAAGAGCAGCACCCCCGGGTCGCCGAGGAGGGCGCCGGCGATGCCCAGCCGCTGCCGCATCCCCAGCGAGAACCCGCCGACCCGCCGGCCGGCGACCCCGGCCAGCCCGACCTCCTCCAGCACCTCCGCCACCCGCCGCCGCGGCACCCCGCTTCCCCGGGCGAGCGCCAGCAGGTGCGCCCAGGCACTGCGCCCGGGGTGCGCCGCCCCGCCGTCGAGCAGCGCCCCGACCTCCCACGCCGGCCGGGGGAGGTCTCCGTACCGCCGCCCGTTCACCAGCGCCTCCCCCGAGGTCGGCCGGTCCAGCCCGAGCAGCACCCGCATCGTCGTCGACTTCCCCGCCCCGTTGGGCCCGAGGAACCCGGTGACCGCCCCGGGCCGCACCTCGAAGGTCAGCCCGTCGACGGCCGTCACCCCGCCGTATCTCTTCGTCAGTCCACGTACCGTGAGCACGCCCGCTCCGTCCCTGTCCTGGGATGTTCCGCCCCAGAAGCTAGGCCCCGGCGCCGGCCCGGCACATCGGCTCTCCGGCTCCGTTCCGCTATGCCCTACGGCATAGCCCTCCGATCGGCCCACCATGGCCGGGCTCACCCCGATAAACCGGTCAGACCCTGCCGCGCACCGTGGTAGAGTCTTACTCGTCCTCAGGGAGACCACCGGCCGCCCGGGGGACGAAAACAGAAGATCTGCACTCGTAGCTCAATGGATAGAGCATCTGACTACGGATCAGAAGGTTGGGGGTTCGAATCCTCCCGAGTGCGCAGCGGCGAGACGCCGAGCGGGGGCCCTGAACTGGGATGACAGTTCAGGGCCCCCGCTGCTGTGACGGCCTCGCCCTCGAGGTCCGATGCCCCCGCGGTACACATTTAGTACACATCGCCGCGAGGGAGCGGCCCTCAGGCCACCGCCTTCAACCGGGCCTCGTCCATGGCATCGGCGACCTCGTCGAGGCGGTCCGGGAAGAGGTGCCCGTAGAGGTCGAGAGTCATGGTCGCGGTCGCGTGGCCGAGCATGGCCTGAATCACCTTCACATCGGCTCCAGCCGCGATCGCCAGTGAGGCCGCCGTGTGCCGGAGCTTGTGCGGCGTCAGACCGATCCCGTCGAGACCAGCATCCTTGACAGCCCGCGTGAACTCCCGGTTGCGCCAGTTCCTCAGCCGAAGCCGAGCCCCCCGACGCGTCGTGAACAGGAGAGCGTCCTCCGGTCGACCGTGGACCAACGGCCGCAGCTCACTGACGAGCGATCGAGGGATGGACACGGTTCGGCTCTTCCCCGACTTGGGAGGCTGTTCGATCATGCCGCCATCGACCTCTGCGA from Nocardiopsis composta encodes:
- a CDS encoding ABC transporter permease, translating into MADGDRVHPAGPGRDGGAVVAGMQCTRSARGEFARAAAMEWTRLASLRTTWWCLGIGAAAMAVFAVLMGISTADKIADDPASASEFSYTRLTSQGVFYLLQFVVLTLAALIATGEQANGGSAAALLVVPRRGRLLAARTAVTAGFAFATGTAVTALGIGVLRLVLGAGVPLEPEYVVRTVLGAGVCMALFAAMAVGLGTALRSTAATIGVGLLLLLGVPMVLQLSATEWLNDLAAVFPGFAGIEFYASGDVGFYTAPHDGPVNAFTVLGWAAAAQLVGYAESKARDA
- a CDS encoding ATP-binding cassette domain-containing protein encodes the protein MLTVRGLTKRYGGVTAVDGLTFEVRPGAVTGFLGPNGAGKSTTMRVLLGLDRPTSGEALVNGRRYGDLPRPAWEVGALLDGGAAHPGRSAWAHLLALARGSGVPRRRVAEVLEEVGLAGVAGRRVGGFSLGMRQRLGIAGALLGDPGVLLFDEPVNGLDMDGVLWVRRLVRTLADEGRTVFVSSHLMSEMQLVADRLVVVAGGRLVADAPLSELVAAWTRSRVVVRTPDPGVLAERLRRDGAGVEAADGGLVVHGTTAEAVGDAAHRAGVRVHGLRLEEASLEQAYLELTGTGVEYAAGRGGRDGQEEK